DNA from Parageobacillus thermoglucosidasius:
TTCGCTTGGCAAATCAAGCGGCAGCCGCAACTTCGGCGTAATTTTCCCCATCATTCCTAACGCTGCCTTTACTGGCCCTGGATTTGTTTCGATGAATAAAATATCGTTTAACTCCATCAGTTCAAAATGAAGATTTTGCGCCCGTTCCACGTCTCCTTCAAACCACGCATTGTGCATTTCCGCTACTTTTGCTGGCGTCACGTTCGCTGTCGCGCTGATTGACCCAGCGCCTCCAATCGCCAGCATTGGATAGCATAGCAGCTCAATGCCGGAGAATAAGAGAAAATCTCTGCCGCAATAAAGAAGAACGCGATTGACGTGTTCAAAATCTTTATTGGATTCTTTCGCTCCGATAATATTCGGGCAATCTTCCACTAGCCGCGCCATTGTCCGCACTTCTAAATTCACTGCCGTTCTTCCTGGAATGTTATAAATAATAATCGGAATATCCACCGAATCAGCGACAGCTTTGAAATGCTTATAAAGCGCCTGCTGGGACGGCTTATTATAGTAAGGTACAATCACCATAGCGGCGTCCGCGCCAATTTCTTGGGCAAACTTTGTCAATTCAAGCGTTTCCGCATGATTCGTAGAACCAGTCGCCGGAATAAATGGAACTCTTCCATTTACTGCTTTTTTTGCCGTTTCCATTACTTTCTTGCGTTCTTCTATCGTTAAGGAGCTAGGTTCTCCCGATGTTCCTGTGACGGAAATTCCATGGCTTCCGTTTTCAATTTGCCAGTCAATTAATTTTTTCATCGTTTCAAAATCGATGTTTCCTTCGCTGTCAAACGGTGTAATGACAGGGGCAATGGAGCCCTTTAATCTCTGCTTCATTTCCTCGTAAGCCATAAAATAATACCCCCCAAAAAAATTCGCGTTCACTTCTTAATTTTCTGAATTTTAATTATATTATATATAAAATCATATATATTTTCAACGAGTAAATCATATATGAAATTTCCTGAACTAAATTTTTATATAACTGATTTTAACAGTATTAACAGATGTTTCTTCATCAGATGACATTTCATAAAAGCAAGCTTCAAGATTGTTGATCGTTTAATTACTCCATCCAACATATTCAGGTTGACAAGCAGACAAGTCTGTATTTTGATC
Protein-coding regions in this window:
- the hpaI gene encoding 2,4-dihydroxyhept-2-ene-1,7-dioic acid aldolase, with product MAYEEMKQRLKGSIAPVITPFDSEGNIDFETMKKLIDWQIENGSHGISVTGTSGEPSSLTIEERKKVMETAKKAVNGRVPFIPATGSTNHAETLELTKFAQEIGADAAMVIVPYYNKPSQQALYKHFKAVADSVDIPIIIYNIPGRTAVNLEVRTMARLVEDCPNIIGAKESNKDFEHVNRVLLYCGRDFLLFSGIELLCYPMLAIGGAGSISATANVTPAKVAEMHNAWFEGDVERAQNLHFELMELNDILFIETNPGPVKAALGMMGKITPKLRLPLDLPSEEVQEKIRQTLVKYNLLTEVTS